One Bdellovibrio bacteriovorus str. Tiberius DNA segment encodes these proteins:
- a CDS encoding outer membrane protein assembly factor BamB family protein, producing MKSALFGIYCIVILGLLIRAEFNTLPLLEKDLGFQQLHSPVHGATLTYELSSREVRSPQSTYRGNANRSGLAISSGDHFKAFQLKWQVPQLNNGIHRASKSSPAVDDQGFYVADDTGFLRAYDWTGSLRWQFYSGVSSRGIHSTPLTDEDSVYVGDYAGYLFSLNKDTGAIRWITKTGVTIGSSPFMKDGILYVGIELAKPDGYLLAISARDGKWLWTSPLIGNHPHSSPALNLPHGLILMGSNTGAMQAYELKNGKARWGFATGSDIKCAALIHGDRAYFSSWDGFIYAIKADTGALIWKTELDKGGSMSCPSINADGTVLAITGFMKNFVLETSGGKILWEKAIAGRTSRAQASPLIISYAHQQSVVMLCENRKVCIYDLKDARELQSLTLTGDFSGSPVYFKNHLFLATTGPDGLLIFTQ from the coding sequence ATGAAATCCGCCTTATTTGGGATCTACTGTATTGTCATACTGGGGCTGCTGATTCGGGCCGAATTCAACACCCTGCCTTTGCTGGAAAAGGACCTGGGTTTTCAGCAACTTCATTCACCAGTTCACGGGGCCACCCTGACTTACGAATTGAGTTCGCGGGAAGTCCGTTCCCCGCAGTCCACCTATCGCGGAAATGCCAATCGTTCTGGTCTGGCGATTTCATCAGGGGATCACTTCAAAGCCTTTCAACTAAAGTGGCAGGTGCCGCAGTTAAACAACGGCATCCACCGGGCCAGCAAAAGCTCGCCGGCCGTGGATGACCAGGGCTTTTACGTCGCTGATGACACCGGTTTTTTAAGAGCCTATGACTGGACTGGATCGCTGCGCTGGCAGTTTTATTCAGGCGTGAGTTCCCGCGGAATTCACTCCACCCCACTGACGGACGAAGACAGTGTGTATGTGGGTGACTATGCCGGATACCTATTCAGCCTGAACAAAGACACCGGTGCCATCCGCTGGATCACCAAGACCGGCGTCACTATTGGTTCATCGCCCTTCATGAAGGACGGCATCCTGTACGTCGGAATTGAACTGGCAAAACCCGATGGCTATCTGCTGGCGATTTCCGCCCGCGACGGAAAGTGGCTGTGGACATCACCCTTGATCGGTAACCACCCCCATTCGTCGCCAGCGCTAAACCTTCCACACGGCCTGATTCTGATGGGTTCCAACACCGGAGCGATGCAGGCCTACGAACTGAAGAACGGAAAGGCAAGATGGGGCTTTGCCACCGGCAGCGACATCAAGTGTGCGGCATTGATTCACGGTGATCGTGCTTACTTCAGTTCCTGGGATGGTTTTATTTATGCCATCAAAGCTGATACCGGAGCTTTGATTTGGAAAACCGAACTGGACAAAGGCGGCAGCATGAGCTGCCCTTCAATCAATGCTGACGGAACTGTGCTGGCCATCACAGGTTTTATGAAAAATTTTGTGCTGGAAACATCCGGTGGAAAAATTCTTTGGGAAAAAGCCATTGCCGGCCGCACATCACGGGCACAGGCAAGTCCCTTGATCATTTCATATGCTCATCAGCAGTCTGTAGTGATGTTATGTGAAAACAGAAAAGTCTGTATTTATGATTTAAAAGACGCCCGGGAACTTCAGTCCCTGACATTAACCGGGGACTTTTCCGGTTCGCCGGTTTATTTTAAAAAT